In a genomic window of Anser cygnoides isolate HZ-2024a breed goose chromosome 26, Taihu_goose_T2T_genome, whole genome shotgun sequence:
- the LOC136786977 gene encoding uncharacterized protein isoform X1, which yields MAGTAAGSRSSRGCGPAGEPSARELSPAPFFLTERFPRRLPPVPQTPNSPFVVPAEPPTVAAWLLPSFPGAMAVPLQPPQVPTLSYALPQATVWHVVPEVQGQVLQLPPVAQLPPGGHLPPEGHHLPLVQLPPVGHILQVVQLPPKEHNLQPVQLPPEEHILQPVQLPPEEHNLQPVQLPPVEHNLQPVQLPPKEHNLQPVQLPPVGHNLQPVQLPPEEHNLQPVHLPPEGHHLQPVQLPPGA from the coding sequence atggcaggtacagcagcgggctcccgctcctcccggggctgcggccctgccggcgagcccagcgcccgagagctcagcccagcgccctttttcctcacagagagaTTCCCCAGACGGCTGCCGCCGGTGCCGCAGACGCCCAACTCCCCCTTTGTTGTCCCAGCTgagccgccaacggtggctgcctggctgctgccctccttccccggagcgatggcggtgcccttgcagcccccccaggtacccaccctctcctatgcgctgccccaggccaccgtctggcacgtggtgccggaggtccaggggcaggtgctgcagctcccacccgtggcgcagctgccacctggggggcacctcccacccgaggggcaccacctgcctctggtgcagctcccccctgtGGGGCATAtcctgcaggtggtgcagctccCACCCAAGGAGCAtaacctgcagccggtgcagctcccacCCGAGGAGCatatcctgcagccggtgcagctcccacCCGAGGAGCAtaacctgcagccggtgcagctcccccccgtggaGCAtaacctgcagccggtgcagctcccacCCAAGGAGCAtaacctgcagccggtgcagctcccccctgtggggcataacctgcagccggtgcagctcccacCCGAGGAGCAtaacctgcagccggtgcacctcccacccgaggggcaccacctgcagccggtgcagctcccccccggggcataa
- the LOC136786977 gene encoding uncharacterized protein isoform X2, translating into MAERFPRRLPPVPQTPNSPFVVPAEPPTVAAWLLPSFPGAMAVPLQPPQVPTLSYALPQATVWHVVPEVQGQVLQLPPVAQLPPGGHLPPEGHHLPLVQLPPVGHILQVVQLPPKEHNLQPVQLPPEEHILQPVQLPPEEHNLQPVQLPPVEHNLQPVQLPPKEHNLQPVQLPPVGHNLQPVQLPPEEHNLQPVHLPPEGHHLQPVQLPPGA; encoded by the exons atggcag agagaTTCCCCAGACGGCTGCCGCCGGTGCCGCAGACGCCCAACTCCCCCTTTGTTGTCCCAGCTgagccgccaacggtggctgcctggctgctgccctccttccccggagcgatggcggtgcccttgcagcccccccaggtacccaccctctcctatgcgctgccccaggccaccgtctggcacgtggtgccggaggtccaggggcaggtgctgcagctcccacccgtggcgcagctgccacctggggggcacctcccacccgaggggcaccacctgcctctggtgcagctcccccctgtGGGGCATAtcctgcaggtggtgcagctccCACCCAAGGAGCAtaacctgcagccggtgcagctcccacCCGAGGAGCatatcctgcagccggtgcagctcccacCCGAGGAGCAtaacctgcagccggtgcagctcccccccgtggaGCAtaacctgcagccggtgcagctcccacCCAAGGAGCAtaacctgcagccggtgcagctcccccctgtggggcataacctgcagccggtgcagctcccacCCGAGGAGCAtaacctgcagccggtgcacctcccacccgaggggcaccacctgcagccggtgcagctcccccccggggcataa